A single Oryza brachyantha chromosome 8, ObraRS2, whole genome shotgun sequence DNA region contains:
- the LOC102718477 gene encoding UDP-N-acetylglucosamine diphosphorylase 1-like, whose protein sequence is MAEIVVAERAPAPAGRWGAAPPQELLERLKDYGQEGAFALWDELAPEERDFLVRDIESLDLARIDRIVRCSLRSQGVPLPAVEPVPESSVSTVEDRTPEDKQRWWKRGLKAISEGKLAVVLLAGGQGTRLGSSDPKGCFSIGLPSGKSLFQLQAERILCVQKLAAQSTDGNTPQIHWYIMTSPFTDEATHKFFESHRYFGLEPDQVTFFQQGTIPCVSADGRFIMETPYKVARAPDGNGGVYAALKSQRLLDDMAGRGVKYVDCYGVDNVLVRVADPTFLGYFIDKGVCAAAKVVRKAYPQEKVGVFVQRGRGGPLSVVEYSEMDAAMTTEINQRTGRLRYCWSNVCLHMFTLDFLNQVTNSLEKDSIYHLAEKKIPSIHGFTTGLKLEQFIFDVFTYSPSTALFEILREEEFAPVKNANGATYDTPDSARLMLLRLHSRWVVAAGGFLTHSVPLYMTGVEVSPLSSYVGENLEAICRGRTFHAPSEISF, encoded by the exons atggcggAGATCGTGGTGGCGgagcgggcgccggcgccggcggggaggtggggcgcggcgccgccgcaggagCTGCTGGAGAGGCTCAAGGACTACGGCCAGGAGGGGGCCTTCGCGCTCTGGGACGAGCTCGCGCCCGAGGAGCGCGACTTCCTCGTCCGGGACATCGAG AGCCTAGATCTTGCTAGAATTGACCGGATCGTCCGATGCTCCCTCAGATCGCAAG GTGTTCCTTTGCCAGCTGTAGAGCCTGTGCCGGAGTCAAGTGTCTCGACTGTGGAAGATAGAACTCCTGAGGACAAGCAGAGGTGGTGGAAGAGGGGCTTGAAAGCCATTTCAGAGGGGAAATTGGCTGTTGTCCTTTTGGCTGGTGGTCAG GGAACAAGACTCGGAAGTTCTGATCCTAAGGGATGCTTCA GCATTGGGCTCCCATCTGGGAAGTCACTTTTCCAACTTCAAGCTGAACGAATTTTGTGCGTACAGAAGCTGGCTGCCCAGTCCACTGATG GTAACACTCCGCAAATCCACTGGTATATAATGACTAGCCCCTTTACTGATGAAGCGActcacaaattttttgaaagcCATAGATATTTTGGCTTAGAGCCTGACCAA GTAACCTTTTTCCAGCAGGGTACTATCCCATGTGTTTCAGCTGATGGAAGGTTTATTATGGAAACACCATATAAG GTAGCAAGGGCTCCTGATGGCAATGGTGGAGTATATGCTG CTCTAAAATCTCAAAGGTTGCTGGATGATATGGCTGGAAGAGGTGTGAAATATGTAGATTGCTATGGAGTTGACAATGTATTG GTTCGTGTTGCTGATCCAACATTCCTAGGATATTTCATTGACAAGGGTGTGTGTGCTGCTGCAAAGGTTGTAAGGAAG GCATATCCACAAGAGAAAGTTGGAGTGTTTGTTCAGCGTGGCAGGGGCGGACCTCTTTCTGTAGTTGAGTATAGTGAAATGGATGCAGCTATGACTACTGAAATCAATCAAAGAACAGGGCGCCTTCGCTATTGTTGGAGCAAT GTGTGCCTGCATATGTTCACACTAGATTTTCTGAATCAAGTAACAAACAGTCTTGAAAAGGACAGCAT TTACCATTTAGCAGAGAAGAAGATTCCTTCAATCCATGGGTTCACAACAGGTTTAAAGCTTGAGCAGTTCATATTTGATGTGTTCACCTATTCGCCATCAACAGCTCTTTTTGAG ATTTTGAGGGAGGAGGAATTTGCACCAGTAAAGAATGCTAATGGTGCAACTTATGATACTCCTGATAGTGCCAGATTGATGTTACTTCGCCTTCACAGCCGATGGGTAGTTGCTGCTGGTGGCTTTTTGACTCATTCTGTGCCCTTGTATATGACAG GTGTTGAAGTTTCACCACTTAGCTCTTATGTGGGAGAGAACCTGGAAGCCATATGCCGTGGACGGACATTCCATGCACCAAGTGAGATTTCATTTTAG
- the LOC102703420 gene encoding probable pectinesterase 8: MVAKIAIIALPCCTAALLLLSSHLHSPATSLLGILLDLATPSLPFYLLASGNTNSTENHRYRDEYNPFCDDFPPDFPPPDTATVSIFCVDPNGCCSFTTVQAAVNAVPSFSRKRNVVWINKGIYYEKVTVPATKPNITFQGQGFDLTAIAWNDTANSSHGTFYSASVSVFATGFVAKNISFINVAPIPRPGDVGAQAVALRIGGDQAAFWGCGFFGAQDTLHDDRGRHYFKECFIQGSIDFIFGDARSLYENCRVISMADAVPAGVRTITGSVTAHGRESEEEKTGYSFVNCSIGGTGRIWLGRAWRPYSTVVFAYTSMSDIIASEGWNDWNDSSRDQTVFYGEYRCTGDGANLSDRVPYAQKLSDGQVLPYLNTSYIDGDRWLMPYCDSLIFA; this comes from the exons ATGGTCGCCAAAATTGCCATTATTGCTCTCCCCTGCTGCACAGCTGCTCTTCTGCTGCTCTCATCACATCTCCATAGCCCAGCCACTTCATTGCTTGGAATCCTCCTTGATCTTGCAACACCTTCCCTTCCTTTCTATCTGCTAGCATCTGGCAATACTAATTCTACTGAAAATCATCGGTATCGCGACGAATATAACCCGTTTTGCGACGATTTCCCACCGGATTTCCCACCACCTGATACAGCAACGGTTTCAATCTTCTGTGTTGATCCCAATGGCTGCTGCAGCTTCACAACGGTACAGGCAGCTGTCAATGCTGTTCCAAGCTTCAGCAGGAAGAGGAATGTTGTATGGATCAACAAGGGGATCTATTA TGAGAAGGTGACAGTCCCAGCAACCAAGCCTAACATCACATTTCAAGGCCAGGGATTCGACCTGACGGCGATTGCGTGGAATGACACCGCCAACTCGTCGCATGGAACGTTCTACAGTGCTTCGGTCTCCGTTTTCGCAACAGGCTTTGTCGCGAAAAACATCAGCTTCATT AATGTAGCACCAATCCCACGACCCGGTGATGTCGGTGCTCAGGCGGTAGCACTGAGGATCGGTGGTGACCAGGCGGCATTCTGGGGCTGCGGCTTCTTTGGTGCGCAAGATACGCTTCACGACGATCGGGGCCGGCATTACTTCAAGGAATGTTTCATCCAGGGCTCCATTGACTTCATCTTTGGAGATGCCAGGTCACTCTATGAA AATTGCAGAGTGATCTCCATGGCAGATGCTGTTCCTGCAGGGGTGAGAACCATCACAGGTTCAGTCACTGCACATGGCAGGGAATCTGAAGAGGAAAAAACCGGTTACTCATTTGTGAATTGCAGCATTGGTGGCACCGGTAGGATATGGCTGGGGAGAGCCTGGAGGCCATACTCCACTGTCGTCTTCGCCTACACTTCCATGTCAGACATCATTGCCTCTGAAGGATGGAATGACTGGAATGATTCTTCAAGAGATCA GACTGTGTTCTATGGAGAGTACAGGTGCACAGGTGATGGTGCAAACTTATCAGATAGAGTGCCATATGCTCAGAAGCTTAGTGATGGACAGGTTTTGCCTTACCTGAACACATCTTACATTGATGGAGACAGATGGCTGATGCCATATTGTGATTCACTAATATTTGCTTGA